In the Oncorhynchus clarkii lewisi isolate Uvic-CL-2024 unplaced genomic scaffold, UVic_Ocla_1.0 unplaced_contig_11943_pilon_pilon, whole genome shotgun sequence genome, AATTAGCACATTAAACATTACATATCAAATCGTCACATTTCAGAACATACCTGCATGGAATGGATACAAATACAAAGTCAAGCTTGATGCTGCCGTCTGGACTGCCATACACAACTATATTAGCCTGATAAAAGACAAAAGAGTGCTGAATTCCTGTCAGAAAACTCACGCTGTCTGCACCTGAGAGACCCGCAAAGGTAACGCTGGCTGGGCAAGCCTTGCAAAGTTGCAGTCAAACATTATCCCCATTCACACTAATATGTATTCCTAAAAACAGTAACGCAACACTAAATCAATGACGATATAATTTTCGTTTGTCTTTTTTTGGACATGTGTGGACATTTGCTTACATGTGCATTGAAAAGAGCGGAGCGTGCATAACACATACCTCTCCTCATCAGGCTCTGAGCAAACCGAGGAGTAAAAGCATGGCTCCCGTTGATGACCTCACAGCATTAACACCatgtagaaaataaatacaatacgaTAGTTCACTCTTGAAAGTAGTGTAACACATCTCAAAATAACCTTAAAACAATTCATGAGGGATTTTCGGTGAAATAAAGTATATGTTATAAATAAAGTATATGTTATAAATAAAGTATATGTTATAAATAAAGTATATGTTATAAATAAAGTATATGTTATACCTGTAATACATACGTAGCCTTTGCTTCTGCACAGGTGTTGTGTCGAAAATCTCCCCTCTGACAGAATCCCCCCCTTCGCGTTCCTCGTTACTGTGACTTGCTTGCTAGCTGACATTTCTGCTCTTCATTTCTGCTCTTCACATTTTTGTCTGCAGTTTTcagtttggctatttgtttcaagtgtatgtggcggttctagcttgtatggcgccCTGGGCGAACGCCCCCTTCAGCGCCCGCCCCGCACCGTGTTGCCCCGGGCAAGATGCCCCTGggcggctgcccatgtcgcctGTACCAAAATCCGCTACTGATTgttgtattagtctataaataaatctctttgccataattcgtcatctctcccatgtcttattcaACTAGTATTTTTGAAAGTGTAAGGATAATAATTCAGACATAGtcgttctgaaatgtttattgcttgccaaCATTTTACTCCCTCCACTATGTTTAATATACACACATTAATTATTCATTTCGGTTGCCTTTTCTGGCAtgaagtttgttctatagaaactatttgactctgatgtgtgtCACCGAAAGTATTTGACTCgagccacaaaattaaggaaattagaaggcGGGGGTGGATTCTGGCAGGGGGATTTTCAGCACAACACTGGTACCTAATTTACTTGATGTTGGCTAGCAGCCAGCATTTATCTGCATTTGGAGAAAGTTGTGAACTCTTATCTTTTGGACACCCAAAGCTATGAAAATCGTGCGTATGTAATGAATGGAACTAGTCTGGGCTGTAGTCTGTTTGAcgaacattccactccttgtaacATTACAGACACTTGCAACCAGGCTGCAATGAAACAGTGTTGATCATATAATAGATGTATCATGTGTTAGTTTAAGGATGTGAAAATCATGATATTTCCCTTGCATTTCAATCCACACATGCATATGGGTCTGTAATGTATTGCATTGTTATCTAGGTATTCAATCCCTTTTTAAATTATGCAAGATTACTTTACAATGATGGCAATTGTGCATTATTGGAATCTAATTTGCCCATGTGGATCTGACATGCATCAAATGCTACATAACTTTGCATGCATGCTTTCCATAAATGCAATGTACTGATGAAATGCCCCCCATGAATAATAAAAAGGCCAGAAATGCAACATCAGGCCAACCTGACTAGCGGGGAAAGTGTTAAAAACCGTAGCTAGCGATCGTCAACACGATAGGATCTGAATGGAGGAAGAGACGCGTCACACACACCCGTGTTCACAGTCTTCTTGTTATGAAGTCAATCAACTGTATTCGCATCTCAAGTATTGGTTAACATATGGAATATACACAAACTTGGCAGtcgtgtcaagttgtctggatgtcctttgggtggaggGCCATGCacgatacacacgggaaactgttgagcgtgacaaacccagcagcgttgcagttcttgacacattcaaacccGGGGGGCCTGGCAAAAGGTTCTATCCACACGGACCTGGTTAACAGGGTCCTTATTCATCGTACATTTAGAAGGAAATCTCATTAAAGCTTTGGAATCAGCTCTTCCCTGACTGATGCTGGGTCTCAGCGGGTGACGGAGCTAGCTGATTAAATAACTTCCTTGTTACAACCCCAAACACTCTCATTAACAACTTAGTTTACTGACAGTTTATAATACCAAATTAGAGATAAAGAGGGAATGAACGATTTACTTTGGAACTGCCGGAGATCATTGACTAGGAGAGGTGTGTCTACCAGACAGCGAGTGGTTTACTGTGGAACTGCTGGAGATCAATGACTAGatttttacctcaacatagtgtgaaataaGCTTATAATTAATAGCCTAAGTGTAGTTTCATTTTGCTGGGGTGCAATGAGGAGATTCGGGATCTTTCCCCCATGCGTTTCCATGGCAATTAGATTCTTTGGGTCAAGTTCCATTGAACTCTTTACCTCATCTATATTCCATTCTCTACAGATGAATGGTTCCAGATCAGCTATTCTGTGTGTTCCAACAGTTCTGCCCTGACAACCCAGCCTGACAACCCAACCTGACAACTCAACCTGACAACTCAACCTCACAACCCAACCTCACAACCCAACCTCACAACCCAGCCCTCCGTTCACCATAGGGCCAATCCCATTTAGGGCACAGCTAATCACACCAAATTGCACTAAATCACATTAAATCACATTCAATTACACTAAATCACATtaaatcacagtaaatcacagtagccagctagctagctttatGGGTGTTTTGACATGAGTATGAAATTGTAATTctggttgtttaatgttttagggactcctgaaactaccagcaaaccaggctgtcgtcttgtgaaacagtggacgtaaagaatctagctagctaaagcatttactgcaaattgaatgtacagtTTGCCTTGCTGATATTTGCCATGCAATGCAGTGAGATGAAATAACGTAGCTAACTATGTTCCTGCTTATTGGGCAGTGGAGGAGAAAATCCCTGAAtacctatggatgtgtagctgtCTAGcagatctgtgtatggacccaaacgtttggtatacatattagttcagaacctagatATGAACTTAAGCTATCATAGCCggttgtatcaacttcaaaacaGTCTGACTGGCAtcaatgaagcctatggattgagtagaatataatctAACTTTGTGCCACGGATGCAAGTCGTATATACATGtagcatgagatccccacattgtagcctgtacatttaatatttccactgatcatgtactctacctTGGTAAATAAAGGTGCAGTTCAGGTATGAATGTCTGAGattctttttcagtcatatccaataccaggagtatcaaacggcattttgttgtcagcacattcaactatgtaaagaaaaaaagtatttaataagaatatttcattcattcagatctaggacatgttattttagtgttccctttatttttttgagcagtgtattttgagTGCATGCGACCACACTAGTTCGGTTCGCCTAACTGACTTCGGCTAGACGCCACCCGAACTGAAGCATGCGGACGCATTTACCCTGTCTTACACAATTTGTTACACACTGTTATGATGATTATAGATATGTCTGAGGAGGAGGAATGGCACATGGATGAATTACACTCCTGATGGTTTCTTCCCCTCTGCTTTGAGCAGGGTTGCCAGGTCCATTTGAAATGACAATAACCTCTCAAAAACCCTCCCATAGGTTCAGAAAACTAGGTCAACATTTTTGTTGCAGCAAGAGATGATTTGACACATTTCTCTAATAAACCCTTTTTCCCACAACGTTACCTAGCGAATTAAGAAGGAATATCGACGTAATTTGTAACGACAGAAGAAAAGTTTTccattaaaattattattattgggAGCTTAATAATACGCTCCATGACATGGCAACCCTGGCTTTGAGGTAAGCACACGCGCCGATGACGTCAATGTCAGATCACACCTTGTACACTGTGTGATCTAAACAGTTGCTGACGCGTCTCTCTCAAAGCCTGTGATTGGTCAGAAAGGGGTCGCCCCGGTCGAATAGGAGGGGAGTGCTGTGTCCCAAGTGCTGCTATTGGTTgtcgagagagcgagcgagacaaagagagaatgagatagtgagagagagagttcattGTGAGGGCTCAAGCGCACACTACACAGAAAAACTTTGTTTGCTTCTCGTCTTTGACAGCAGAAGAAGGCTACTATAAAGTAGCGGAGAATGTCAATTTCCATATGGAATTCCATATCTGCGCAGTAGGCTACATCTCCTCAAAGCCTGAGCAGGTGTCAGATTTTACTGCGTTCACTTGCTGAAGGGGTAAGAGTTTATAATCTCTCTGATGCTGTCACGCAGCAAATCCGCTTGACTAATAGCTCATTGATTTTGTTGTGCAGGTAACGTTATATGTTGATTTACAACATGTCATGCTATTTTATAAGCATTATTTGTACGTTATTGGTAGGCATACTATAAGCAAATATGTTCGATCGTGAAACATCTGGCGGCCTGCAGCAAACTGTTCGTTAAAATGCGCGTCTATGAGCAGATTGCGCTTCGCTGCGGGGTGGGAAGGTCAATTATAATTCCAGACATAACTAGGCATTCCCGCATTTCAGTAGCTCCCCCTGTGACTGTCAAGCATAATAATGATAGTTGGTCCTTGATGTAGGCTGTTATCTATGATATTCATCAAGTTACTCATTATGTAAACAATTGGTCATTTTATATACTACTTATAATTACATGATTTTACACTAGGTTTACTCATTTTATGCTTCATTGTATCTGTGGCCATCCCTGTGTCTATGAAAATTAAGCCATGACCTACACCTGATAGACACCACCCTCTCTCATTAAACGTTGCTTTGTTTAACCTTTGCTTTCACTTTATTTCTGTCAACATCAGTATTTCAGACAGTGCCAGTGTTATACTAATACAAGTGCCTTGTAAAATAGTTGAACTATAAGATAATGTCTCACTGTTGCTTAGTAACAACACAAAGGGCCTCAGTCCAACGTCCACTCTTTATCCCTTGTTGGAGTCAACAACCAGCTTTTAAACGTTatgttctcccctcctctctctctctctctctccttccctcgctctcccccccccccctctctctctctccttcctctccctcctctctaagcAGGCTTAcactgcatgtgtgcatgtgtttccTTGACAACCTACAGTGTCTTTGGCTAcagtatcccaaatggcaccctattctcatgtagtgcactacttctgaccaggacccagagtgcactatatagggaatagggtgctattttgggATGCAGACATTGTGTGGTCTGAGGCTCAAGGATAATGCTGTCATCTCACAAACATCTAGGTTGCTGGGCAGTTGCCAGCCCAGGTCAGGGGATAGCGACATTTAGCTAATGATTGATGTCTGTTTGTTTGCAGGTGCTGACGGAGTTGTCTTGGAATCCCTCTATTCTTTCAATCCGTCTCTCATCAACCTGATCTCCCTACTACTacctcatccccccctctctcctcctcacccctccatctcccctctctgagGGTTATGGAGGACCCGGAACCCCCCTCTGTGGTGGATGGTCCGTCCCTGCTCTGGCAGCCTGAAAAGAGGCGAAGCAGGAAGTCGGGATGTTCCAACATCTTCGCGGGGGTAAATCTGCGTCAGCTAAGACGGCTGTTCCATGTGGCCGGGGACCGGGACGCAGAGCAGCGGGCAAGACTGGTGTGGGGCAGagaagagcgagacagagggggagaggaggaggaggaggaggagggagagatggatgcagGGCTGGCCCAGGCGTTGGTGGGGTTCAGGGTGAGAGCCAGAAGCAGGAGGGGTATCAGGACGGAGGGACACAGAGAACCCAAGTTGCTGAAAGCATTTGGACACctcaggtaagagagagagaggagggatagaagggagagaaaggagttagagacagatggagagagagagagcacaatgagagaaggaaagaggagacagagagacagataattAAAGAGAGTGGAAACCAGGTCAAGGGTATTTGGTCTGGCATCAACAGACAGATCAGCTCAAATCCTTTAACTACATCCTCCACCCGACTAGACAGACTCTCCACATTTAACTTACGTTTAACTGGCAGATCGATTAAATGAGTGGTAGTCAGGCTTCTAATGATCTCTATGGTCTCTTCTTCTATCCCATGTCAGTGTTTGCACATCTGAGGCCCTATGTAATCAAGCATCTcatagtaggagtgctgatcttggatcagATCCCCCATGTCCATCTTATCTTATTCTTTGTGATCCAAAAGGCAAaacctgatcctaaatcagcactacTACTTTGAAAGCTTGGATACATACAGGCCCTGAAGCAACCGCATAGGTAGAAGCAGGGATGGGCCTGAAATACCACTTCCAGGTAGGTTTCCACTGTGACTTTGTTTTAAAGAGacgtccctctctccttccctacctccctctctctctcactttccctcactctttccttccttccctcccatttatgctctccctcctctccttccaggaTTAAGGAGGGTTTGGACCACCCTGAGGAGGACAATGAAGAGGACCCCAGTGATATTGGAGAGCTGGACCCCCTCCCTGGAGGGTCGACAGGTGCAGAGGGGGGCGCCCCGTTGACGGACGCACAGAAGCCCTCAGAGAGACCCCATCTGGAGAGGCTGGGGGCCGTGACGAGGCAGGAAGGAACCAGGGACCCAGAACGCTACCTCCATCGCATTCTACACTGAGCCAACGGAGAGAAATGAGCGCTGGCCTGCTGAACTTAAAACGTGTCGTAAAGCTCCTCTGTGATTGGTCCTTTTTCCGTTCACACCAATCAGAGCGAGGTGTCGTTCAATAACTCCATGTGTGGAGTTAAATGAAGTACGTTTTCGACCACACTGTCAACCTAACCTTACCTGTCGAGACGTTGTCACTTTAACCAAAGGAAGGGAGAGAACTGGCAACATCACAATGACTGTGTGAGAGCATTATCAATCCTGCTCAGTCACTGTTCACTGACTGATCAGAGCAGACAGACCGATCTACAACACTATCGGCAGGTGACTATGGCTGTGTTCGAGAGCCTCAAAACGACTGCAGGCGACTGTTgaatctacaaatcaccttgcatcaaaTAGCTCATCAGATACATTGTGGTTTTGATCCTCTCGAACACGGCCTGTGTGTGGTCCAAAAATCCCAAAAGCCAGTAACACTAGAAATGGGATCTCTCTATAACAAAGCTATACCTGGTAGATAGCCTACAACTGAACCTGAAAGGACTTGGAAAGGTGTAAACAACATGGGAAGACATTTACACAGCATTAACTGTGATGTAAAACACAGGACCGTTATCACTCTGTACTGAAAGTGGtccaacagtggactaatgaataAAACTAAGATTTAGTTTGAGTCAACTATCCATTTAAGGGTTACGGTTGACACATAAACATGCAAACCTGTCAAAGTAAACTTGCATAGATGTATTTGTGTGCATAGTTTTGTCTAAGAAGTAGATGAATGTCCTCACCGAATAAAGTGAGGAGGAAAATAAGAATAAAGTCTTCTCtctaaaataaaaacacatttatcaaAACAAAACGACAAGATACATGGTATTAATGTAATACAGTTTTGTTATAATCTTTCATTAAATATATTACATACAAATTATACAGTGCAAATGTCACAATACATTTCAGGTCAGTTAGAATCTGTGGCAACAGCAGGAAGTCCTGATAGTGTGTTTTCAAAAAAACGTGTCCATCTTTCTCCCACAAGAAtgaaaaattataaaaaaattaCCAGAAATCAAAGTAAACAGAAGCGATGGGAGACAtcttaaatgtatttgactacaGAATGGCGGAGAGGAAAACCTGATCTAAAGTAGTAGTTTCTCCAAATGTGGCCCCCTAAAACGTCAACGCGCTGCAGTACCTTGCAGTTCCTCATCCGAAGACAAAGGGGGCAGTAGAGAGCCATGAGAGCAATGAGTCCGCATGGCTGCTGCTGTCCACAGAGTGGCCGTCATAAGGAATGCAACACCATCTCTCACCCaaaccgggagagagagagagagagaggctttaaaACTGCAGTGGCTGAGTTAAGTTTCTgtttcccaaatggaaccctatgggccctggtcaaaagtagtgcactagggagtAGGGCTCCTTTTGGGACATACACTGTGTGCACCTCCATGGAAAGGGAGTTTACTAAGCCCATCATATAGACTCCATTCCTTATAGGAAGatataccatcatcatcatcatcatcatctttgaCATCCACACAAggcacagagacaaacagacggAGGGATATGCGTTCTCTTCCTTTTGTCCTCAATCCTCCTCGTCTTCCTCAGTCATTCTCAATACCGTCTGTGTCCGTTGGGGGTAGGAGAGGGCGGGTCGGGGGGGCGGAGAGACTCCTCACTCGTTTGCCCTTTACACACATACATTTGACGTACACACTtgctcactcctcctcctcctcctctaccaccggGTGAAGAAGGGTCTCCTGCTCTGGAAGCTCTGTGTGTAAGACTCACTGTTGGCCCTCTGTGGTGCTCTGGCTGTTTCTACTATAACTGGAGGCATCTGGACCAGCTGGAGGGGGGTCTTACTGTTCTTCAGAGCCTGGCTGAGGTTCAGGATCTAGGCCACCAGAGaggggggggatgagagagagaccgacaggtTGGTCACTCTTCATAAGGGCATAACATCTGTGATGCATTGTGGGTCATttttgactgactgatctacaaagaatggttagagcattggactagtaaccgaaaggttgcaagttcaaatctccgagctgacaaggtacaaaatctgtcgttctgcccctgaacaggcagttaacccactgttcctaggctgtcattgaaaatacgaatttgttcttaactgacttgcctggtaaaataaagataaaaatgAGAAGTTATTTCTACATAAATAGTTACTTCCAAGTTAACTTCAATTAATAGCCCAACATTTATTTGCTTCAATCACTGAACACGACCGGCGCCTACTAGAGACGGGCTTCTATTTCCTTAACGCGCACAGCTTTCGCCCAATAAAACGGTTGAGAAGACTACCACGCGGTTTATTGTGACCAGTATAAACATTAGAGTAACACATCCATCGCAGGTTAGACTTGCAGAGACTAGACTGCCTAGTAACCCCCAGAGTTCATGTTTCAGCACCAGTCTCTCGTATCGGCTGTAGTTTAGCCACGTCAAACCACACTGCTGTCTCATCCAATGACGTTACTCACGGACTTTCACTTGTAAACAATTAATCTAGAGCCGGCTTTTATTTGCTGAAATGAGTGCCGATTCCCAGGCTATTAAAAATGGACAGGCGGCGTTTTGGGACTCTGTGTTTAATTGAAGTTTTCCGggatattattatttaaaaagaGGCATGGCGTATTTAAAACatacctgtcctctcataacagCTATCTGCCTGTGGAACTGCCCTCTGTCGAAGCCTGGGTCTTTCTGCAACACACAGGTCAAGGGTCAAAAATACTCAAACAGAAAACGCCATCAAAGATTGGATAATCAATTCCGTTTGAAGttggctccctccctcctcctcctcaccttaaACAGTTCGTAcaggtcttcctcctcctcaccttaAACAGTTCGTACaggtcttcctccctcctcctcctcaccttaaACAGTTCGTAcaggtcttcctcctcctcctcctcctcctcaccttaaACAGTTCGTACaggtcttcctccctcctcctcctcctcaccttaaATAGTTCGTACaggtcttcctccctccccctcctcaccttaAACAGTTCGTACaggtcttcctccctccctcctcctcctcaccttaaACAGTTCGTACAGGTCTTCCTCCCTACTCCTCACCTTGAACAGTTCGTACAGGTCTTCCTCCAGATCTTTGATAAAGTTGGGATCAGCCAGTTTGGGAAGAACCAGCTCTCTTATCTCCTGGGAGAATGGAACCTTGGCTTGGGACAGCCACGCCCAGTAGAACGGGTCTACGATTGGTCAAAAAAATTAACAAACTTTAGTGAGAAATGCAATGATTGGTCACAGAGAAGGTGCATTTCTATAGGGGGCTCTGTGATTGGGCAGTGGGAAAGTGCATCTCTACAAACTGCTCTGTGATTGGTCAGAGCATCTCTACAAGCTGTTCAGTGTTTGGTTGAGGAGGCAGAAGGCGGTGCTTACAGGCTCTCCAGGAGTCGGGGTGTTTGAGAGGGAAGGCCAGTCCGTTGTCTATAGCAGCTAGTTGGATGATAGGATCCTTCACTACTACCCAGTCTGTGTCctggacagagagagtggaggggggaggagggagagaggaggggtgatagacaggggggtagacagagagatggaaagagagcaCTCTGAGTCAGACATAAGTGCATAagagtacacccccccccccccccccccccagaacagaCACCGaaaaaggaacagacacacacacacaaggtttcAGTGCCTGTtctggtgtgtgggtgtgtggctaCCCGGTTTCCCTGGTCCATGGGACAGTCATATTTTAGAAGCCAGTTATCATTTCCCCGAtctgtggagacagagagagacagagaggtgttagagTTTAATGCACCTTCCACATCACTATTTCACATATTGACACAGGTGTCAGCCGGCCTGCTTGTCCTTCTTCACCGTCATTGCCTTGGTTACGTACCTGTGTTCCTGATGATGTAATCGAGGACCACCAGCCTCTCAAACTGTAGTTGCATCTGTCtgttggtgttctctggcaaggGGTCTGCCTCAAACCTCCGCAGCCAGAAGTCTGCATCCTTAAAGCCCTCAACAAAGATCTGGAATGAACCcaactggaggacaggagggagagagagagacagagagagagggtgggagagagtgagggtgggagagagcgagggtgggagagagagagagagagtcatcatACATTTTGAGGAAATCACAGATCCTAATGGAGAAGTTTTAGAGTAAAGTCTCAACTTTAAAACTTTAATTAACTTCAATTAAGGATTCACTTTAAAAACCCTTCATCCTGCATTTCCCTCTGGGCGGCCTGTAGTTCAAGAATAGTATGTGAactaagtagtgtactataaagggaatagtgtaCCCTTTGGAACACAACCAGGAAGCAGCAGACGTACCTTGGGAGGCAGGCCGATCCTGTGGAAGTGTTGTCCCACTTTGGGTACCTTCTCCAGAGCCAGCCTCTTACCCCTGGACTTGACCCGGTCTATAGCGTTATAGTTAAACGTCTCACTGGCCAGGTACACCACCTAGTGGAGAGATGGGGTGGGGGACAagagggtggagagaaggagagggtgaagaatatgtagagagagaggacaggagagacagagagagagagagtgtgtgtgtgtgagtgagagagtgaaggAAGGAAATCAAGAGAGAACCCTGACGCAGGACCTCCCagtacctgtgtgtgtacctgcgtgcctaagtgtgtgtgtctaaccactaccttggcCCCGGGGACTGTATTTAGTTTCTGATCGCACAGGCTTCAGACAGACTACCctggttcagtgtgtgtgtgtgtgtgtgtgtgtgtgtgtgtgtgtgtgtgtaacccctCCCTACCTTGGTCCTGGGTACTATGTTAAGCTCTAGTTTCTGGTCAACCAGACTGGCCCCAGCCTCAGACAGATAACCCTGGTTCAGGACTAGACAGTCCCGTCCAAAACAGCAGGGACAACACAGCTTCTGGAGCCACTTGGTCCACTTTGGGTTCAGCTGACCATAAGGCTCCTCGTTCTTAGGCTTGAACACACCGATGATCTTCtacaaagagaaacagagagtcagagagaggagagagagatttaggtGGGCATTTTCTAATTGCAAACTCACCTGTGCTGTGAACAAATGTAACATTGGTAAAAGATGGGATGAGTGAAGTTACAATAtgcagaggagacagggagaaatTTCTCCACAGGTGCTGCATGTTAACTACTACCATGCTtcatactgtaactactaccatgcTTCATACTGTACCAACACTGTTCTGTTAACTACTACCATGCTTTATACTGTACCACTGTTCTGTTAACTACTACCATGCTTCATACTGTACCAACACTGTTCTGTTAACTACTACCATGCTTCATACTGTACCAACACTGTTCTGTTAACTACTACCATGTTTTATACTGTACCAACACTGTTCTGTTAACTACTACCATGCTTCATACTGTACCAACACTGTTCTGTTAACTACTACCATGTTTTATACTGTACCAACACTGTTCTGTTAACTACTACCATGCTTCATACTGTACCAACACTGTTCTGTTAACTACTACCATGCTTCATACTGTACCAACACTGTTCTGTTAACTACTACCATGCTTCATACTGTAACACTGTTCTGTTAACTACTACCATGCTTCATACTGTACCAACACTGTTCTGTTAACTACTACCATGCTTCATACTGTAACACTGTTCTGTTAACTACTACCATGCTTCATACTGTAACACTGTTCTGTTAACTACTACCATGCTTCATACTGTACCAACACTGTTCTGTTAACTACTACCATGCTGCATACTGTAACACTGTTCTGTTAACTACTACCATGCTTCATACTGTACCAACACTGTTCTGTTAACTACT is a window encoding:
- the LOC139402219 gene encoding phosphatidylinositol 4-kinase type 2-alpha is translated as MDETSPLVSPLRDSNDFGFCPTEPTSPRGGFGGTPGSVVRIPAGSPERSRERQPLLDRDRGGSPRDPHRNDLSEDPEFREIIRKAERAIDEGIYPERIYQGSSGSYFVKDSQGKIIGVFKPKNEEPYGQLNPKWTKWLQKLCCPCCFGRDCLVLNQGYLSEAGASLVDQKLELNIVPRTKVVYLASETFNYNAIDRVKSRGKRLALEKVPKVGQHFHRIGLPPKLGSFQIFVEGFKDADFWLRRFEADPLPENTNRQMQLQFERLVVLDYIIRNTDRGNDNWLLKYDCPMDQGNRDTDWVVVKDPIIQLAAIDNGLAFPLKHPDSWRAYPFYWAWLSQAKVPFSQEIRELVLPKLADPNFIKDLEEDLYELFKKDPGFDRGQFHRQIAVMRGQILNLSQALKNSKTPLQLVQMPPVIVETARAPQRANSESYTQSFQSRRPFFTRW